The following are from one region of the Alkalimarinus sediminis genome:
- the pyrE gene encoding orotate phosphoribosyltransferase, whose translation MQEYQRQFIEFAIKQNVLKFGEFTLKSGRTSPYFFNAGLFNSGQALAQLGKFYASALKDSGIDYDVLFGPAYKGIPLASATAIALADQHNIDTPYAFNRKEAKAHGEGGTIVGAELKGKIMIIDDVITAGTAIREVIDIIRQAGAEPAGVLIALNRQERGNGELSAIQEVERDYGIPVASIVDLNQVLEFLKQDPAMAQYAERVAAYREKYGVE comes from the coding sequence ATGCAAGAGTATCAACGCCAATTTATTGAGTTTGCCATCAAACAAAATGTTTTGAAATTTGGGGAGTTCACCCTTAAATCGGGCCGAACTAGCCCTTATTTCTTCAATGCAGGCCTATTCAATTCGGGGCAAGCGTTGGCACAACTAGGGAAGTTTTATGCCTCTGCATTAAAAGACAGCGGCATAGACTATGATGTATTGTTTGGCCCCGCTTATAAAGGTATTCCTCTCGCTTCTGCCACCGCCATTGCGCTCGCCGACCAACACAACATCGATACACCTTATGCGTTCAACCGAAAAGAGGCAAAAGCCCACGGAGAAGGCGGTACAATTGTAGGGGCAGAGCTCAAAGGTAAGATTATGATCATCGATGATGTGATTACCGCCGGCACAGCCATTAGAGAAGTGATCGATATTATTAGACAGGCGGGGGCCGAACCTGCAGGCGTTCTAATTGCTCTAAACCGTCAGGAGAGAGGCAATGGCGAGTTATCGGCTATTCAAGAAGTTGAGCGTGATTACGGTATACCCGTTGCCAGCATCGTCGATTTGAATCAAGTGTTAGAGTTTCTCAAGCAAGACCCAGCGATGGCACAATATGCTGAGCGTGTTGCGGCCTACCGTGAAAAGTATGGTGTAGAGTAA
- a CDS encoding exodeoxyribonuclease III, with product MRVVSISVNGLKRAAENGFFEWMKELDADVVCVQDLLARTYEFDDEIFHPEGYEAYFIDGENPEDGGVGIYSRHFPKAIMYGFAYEPADRQGRFIQADFDNVSVAAMLAPCALGDDDKQAEKDGFMNAFMEHLQKTLRKRRQFIFCANMQTAHLVTDASSKYHKMEVSGFLPHERAWFDEVFDSLDYVDAFREVNKEKKQYTWWPEWAKGWRKQAGWRTDYQIVTPGLRNVILDGYIDSGTRFSDHAPVIMDYDIEM from the coding sequence ATGCGTGTAGTATCGATTAGTGTTAACGGCCTAAAACGGGCAGCTGAAAATGGCTTTTTCGAATGGATGAAAGAGCTAGATGCAGATGTTGTCTGTGTTCAGGACCTCTTGGCGCGTACCTATGAGTTTGATGATGAAATTTTCCACCCTGAAGGTTATGAAGCCTATTTTATTGATGGTGAAAATCCTGAAGATGGCGGTGTAGGTATATACTCTCGGCATTTTCCTAAAGCTATTATGTATGGCTTTGCATATGAGCCAGCAGACCGCCAAGGGCGTTTTATTCAAGCAGATTTCGACAACGTCAGCGTTGCCGCAATGCTGGCACCCTGTGCGTTAGGTGATGATGACAAACAAGCCGAAAAAGACGGCTTTATGAATGCCTTTATGGAGCACTTGCAAAAAACGCTTCGTAAACGCCGACAGTTTATCTTTTGTGCCAATATGCAGACCGCTCACTTAGTGACAGATGCTAGTAGCAAATATCACAAAATGGAAGTATCTGGCTTCTTGCCTCATGAGCGCGCTTGGTTTGATGAAGTGTTTGACTCTCTCGACTATGTTGATGCGTTTCGTGAAGTGAATAAAGAGAAGAAACAATATACATGGTGGCCGGAGTGGGCGAAAGGCTGGCGTAAACAAGCGGGTTGGCGAACAGACTACCAGATAGTCACTCCAGGGTTACGTAACGTTATTCTGGATGGTTATATCGACTCTGGAACGCGCTTCTCTGACCATGCACCGGTTATTATGGATTATGATATCGAAATGTAG
- the rph gene encoding ribonuclease PH has product MRPSGRAPEQARDIKITRHYTKHAEGSVLIEFGDTKVICTASIDESVPRFLRGQGKGWVTAEYGMLPRSTGSRMSREAARGKQSGRTVEIQRLIGRSLRAAVDLEALGERQISIDCDVIQADGGTRTASITGACVALADALNTLVENGKLKASPLKQMIGAVSVGIYEGHPVLDLDYPEDSAAETDMNVVMTDKGGFIEIQGTAEGESFNQDEFDAMLKLAKKGIEELFELQQAALAE; this is encoded by the coding sequence ATGAGACCTAGCGGACGCGCACCAGAACAAGCCAGAGATATCAAAATCACCCGTCACTACACCAAACACGCTGAAGGTTCGGTATTAATTGAGTTTGGTGATACTAAAGTTATCTGTACAGCAAGTATCGATGAGTCTGTACCTCGTTTTCTTAGAGGCCAGGGCAAGGGCTGGGTAACCGCTGAATACGGCATGCTGCCAAGATCAACAGGATCTCGTATGTCGAGAGAAGCAGCACGCGGTAAACAGTCAGGTAGAACCGTTGAAATTCAGCGCCTGATTGGTCGCTCACTCAGAGCGGCTGTTGATTTAGAAGCACTAGGTGAAAGACAAATCTCTATCGACTGTGATGTTATTCAAGCCGACGGCGGTACACGAACCGCCTCTATTACCGGAGCCTGTGTTGCTTTAGCGGATGCCCTTAATACGCTTGTTGAAAACGGAAAGCTCAAAGCTTCACCGCTAAAACAGATGATTGGTGCCGTTTCGGTCGGTATATACGAAGGTCACCCAGTACTAGACCTTGATTACCCAGAAGACTCCGCGGCTGAGACTGATATGAATGTCGTGATGACAGATAAAGGCGGGTTCATCGAGATCCAGGGTACAGCAGAAGGCGAGTCGTTTAATCAGGATGAGTTTGATGCGATGCTTAAACTGGCTAAAAAAGGTATTGAGGAGTTGTTTGAGCTTCAACAGGCTGCGTTAGCCGAGTAA